The DNA region TTTCCCTGTTCCGGGAGGGCCAGTGAGCAAAATGCCCTTCAAAGGACGAATCCCGTACTTCTGGATTTCTTCGTGCCGGATCAGAAAATCAAGCGCTTCCCTCAGTTCCTGTTTGGCACTTTCCTGACCCCCAATTTCTTCAAAGGTCAGCTTCGTAGGTCCTTTTTTCTTGCGTTTACGTTCCTGACCAGCTCCTACCGTAATTCCTCCGCGCATTTGCATCATGAACAACAGCCCCCCCACAAGCAATGCCGCGATTAAGATGGGAACCATGTTTACACCAACAAAAGCAAGAAAGATAATCAATACGGGTACAAATCCAATGGCAATTTCTTTCGTCCATTTAGGCATTGGGCCACACTCCTATCTGACCGGGCACACGCGGCAGAATAATAAACTTGCTGGCATCTCCATCTCTGAGACTAACATATACATTGTTATCGTCCATAGCCGTGTTTACCTTGATTCCATTCGTTGCCATCTTGGACAACGTCGGGGTAATCTCGGTGTATTGCTTGTTTTCCATCGCCTGAGCCACGGTAAACATGGCGCTACCCCACCAGCTCTCTAGCGCTTCGTTGGAATGATCCACGACATCCAGTTTCAACGATCGGGTGCCAATCAAGGTCTGTCCTTCTTTATGAATATATTGTACCAATCTGCCCAAATCAACATCTGGCTGCAGATCGAGTTTCAACTGTACATCATTGCGGTTAATAGATAATTGAACGTCATTGACTCCGTCGTATTGGGTAACCATCTTTTCAATAGGGCTCTGCAAAGCCACATGACGATACACAAACCAACCTCCAAACAACAAGACGGCTGAAATGACGGCAGTTAAAGCAATAGGCAATACTTTTATCTTCAAGTGAGTTACCCTCCTATATGTTGGCTCATCCTATAGCTTGTAGCCAAGAATATGAATATGTGTACGTAATATCCTGTGATGTGCCTAACAGGATTTATTTGTGTATGATGTATCCTTGAGTACATATTCGAGTATATCACATCGTATATACAATATCTAAGGCGAAAATATGAATAAATTAATAATTTTAACTATTCAAATCCAAAATGATCAAGAAGGTAAGCCAAAGAACCGGTTCAGTCGGGTTTCCGTCTGCCGGCTCTTTGCATGTGCTTTTTTTAGACAATAGTAAACCTGCTGCCTATTCTAGCTATTCGGGATGGTATAGACCAGATCAACCTGTTCACCGTTACTAAAACGATAAAAACGGTAGTAATTGTGAGTGCCATCCTTATAGTACACTTGCCATACATAGATTCCATTCACAACGCCTGGCATGATTCGCTTGATCTCCCCACCTGGGACTTCAGAGCTGAACCGATTTCGAATCTGAGCTTCAGACATGCCGTTTTGCAAGAGTTCACTGTGTACTGCATTGGCCCCCGTCACAGGCTTGTTATTTCCATCAAACTTGATCCATACCACGACACTCTGGTTATCCTTATTTTTGCCGATCAGGGTCCAGTATATGTTGTCTCCGCCGTCTTTCTGACCCCATACATACTTCCGCAGGTCTTCATATGACGTTATCCCAAGCTGGTCTTGTGCCGCCTGTATGGCCAACGCCTCTTCCTTGCGCTGATCCTGGGTAACATAGACATAATAACGCTGAAGACCAAACAGAATCAGAACCAGGAGCAGCAGCGAAATCCATATCCACTTCTTTTTTTTCTTCAAAAGCCGAACTTCCTTTCCCCTATGACGCTGCAATCCTGAAATTAACGAGCGAGCAGACCGTCAAATGCAAGCTGAGACTCATGCAAAATGCGCTCTTCGTCCATGGTAAGACATTCGCCATGTTTGACCACTTGTTTGCCATCCACCCATACATGCTCCACATCTTTGGCTGATGCCGAGTAGACCGTGTGGGAAATCAGATCGGTATGTGGATAGAAATGGGCCTGTTCGATGTTAAGTGCGATGAAGTCAGCCTTCATGCCTGCTTGCAGAGCGCCTGTATTGTTCAGGAAAATGGATTTGGCACCATATGAAGTTCCGAGCTGCAGCGCTTCCCCGGCTGGAACGGCCGTTGGGTCACCGGACACACCTTTGTGAATCAATGCAGCCAGTCTCATCTCTTCAAACATATCCAGGTTATTGTTACTTGCAGGTCCGTCTGTTCCCAGGGACACGGTCACACCTGCTTTCAGCAAGTCAGGTACACGTGCAACACCCGAAGCCAGCTTCAGGTTACTGCCTGGATTGTGGGAAACGGCTACATCATGCCGTGCGAGAATCTCGATCTCCTCATCATTCAGATGCACGGCATGGGCGACCAGGGATGGACGTGAGAAGAAACCCAATTTCTCCAGATGTGCGACAGGACGAAGACCATAGTCGGTTACATTCTGCTCCACTTCACGAAGTGTTTCAGACATATGGGTATGCAAAGGCAGATTCAGGTCATGTGCAACCTGTACCAGCTTCTCTATGTAGTCTGGAGGACAAGTATAAGGGGCGTGTGGAGAGATTACGGTGGTAATTCTTCCGTTTGCTTGTCCATTCCATTGACGTGCAAATGCTGCGGACTCTTCCAGTTTACGCCGTTGTTCTTCTTCTGAGCAAAGTCCGATTACGCCACGTGCCAGAGCAGCCCGAACGCCGGATTGTTCCACTACTTTCGCAACCTGATCCATATGATCATACATATCGAGGAACGCCGTTGTTCCGCCTTTCAACATTTCAAGCACGGAAAGTGATGTGCCCCAATATACGTCTTCAGACGTCATTTTGGCTTCCATTGGCCACATTTTCTCCTGCAGCCAAACTTGTAGCGCCAGATCGTCCCCGTGACCTCTCAGAAGCGACATCGCTGCATGACCATGCGTATTGATCAGACCCGGCAGGAAGAGCAGTCCTTTTCCATCCACCTTTGTCAGACTTTCGTCTCCTTCCGGCAACGTCTCACCAATATGCACAATCTGGTCATTCTCTACGACCATATAACCGTGAACCACTTTCCAATTCGCACCCTCGCTAACAGCAAATTTGCCGTTATGAATAACCCATCTATTTCTCGTCATCTTCCTCGTCGTCCTTTCCATTCTCCAAGTAATAAGCCAAACTAAGCAGATCCGTCGTAAAATCGGCATGATGAATGCGAATATGCGGCGGGGTTTTGAGGATGGTTGGTGCAAAGTTCAGAATCGCTTCAATTCCAGACTCAATCAGCTGATCCGCAACATTTTGGGCTTCCGTGTCGGGAACAGTGATAATTCCGATGCGAATGTTATCCTTTTTGATCGAATCTGTTAATTCATTCATCGGCTGTACCGTCAGGCTGTTGATTTGACTTCCAATCTTCGGACCATAGGCATCAAATACAGCAACAATCTTCATGTTGTCTTTCAGATATGCGTTGTAATTGGACAATGCATGTCCCAGATTACCGGCTCCAACAAGAGCCACATTAATCTGCTGGTCTATCTTTAAAATATGACGAATTTTTTCGATGAGATATGAAACGTCATAACCGATGCCTTTACGGCCAAAATCACCGAAATAAGCCAGATCCTTACGAATCTGAGCTGGATTCAGATCCAGCCTTAGTCCAAGCTCTTGAGAAGAAACCGTAGTGACTTCGCGCTGATGCAATTCATTTAAGTAGCGCAAATAAACGGGCAAACGTCGCACCACGGCTTCCGAGATTTTATCTGATTTCATTCATTGCTCCCCCTTACCAAGGCCACGATAGATAGATGAAAAGATGAGCATCCTGCATAAATCAGTTCATACGAAAAGAAAAGTAAATATACAGAATGCTCTAGTTATATAAATGATAATTGCATTACTTCAAATTCATGAAACAAATGAATGATCTAATCAATTTTACCGCTGATCACTGGCTTCATGCAATGATGTAGTGAGCACGAGGTATCTCTAGTCTGTTATTGTTGTTCCCCGGCTGGCTTATCGAGCCATTCCGTAATTCGCGGAACCATCTGTTCCGCAAGCATATGCTCCATTTTGGGTCCTGGTAATGAATATAAAAAGTACTTGCCATAATAGGCTTCAATGACGCGTGTATCGTATACGATCACGATGCCTCTGTCTTGACCTGTGCGAACCAGCCTACCGAAACCCTGTTTGAAACGAATGACCGCTTGCGGCACAGACAGCTTCATAAACGGATTTTTCTTCTGTTCTTGCAAAAGCTCACTCTTCGCTTCCACCAATGGATGATTCGGCGGTTGAAAAGGAAGTCTGACAATGGCTAGACAAGTCAATGCCTCTCCCGGAATGTCCACCCCTTCCCAGAAGCTGCTTGTGCCAAGAAGCACCGTAGCTTTTGCGTCCTGGAACCGGCGTGTCAATTTGGATCGGCTGCCGCTGTCCACCCCTTGGCCCAATAATGATATATCGTTGCCGGACAACGCCTCTTTGAGTGGATCATAGACCTGTCGCAGCATGCGGTAGGATGTAAACAGCACCATCATGCGGCCACGAGTGGCAATGGCCGTTTCCGCGAGTGAGTGTACAAGCATATCCACAAAGTGGGCATCACCAACACTGCCCTTCACGCTCGGGAAATCACGTGGAATAACGAGCAGGGCCTGTTCACGATAGTTGAAGGGTGACGGCAGCATGGACGTCAACAGACGGTTATTCTCGGAAGCTTCCTGCAAGCCAAGCTGCTCAATCATGAATTGAAATGATTTGTCAACCGAAAGCGTAGCCGATGTAAGCACAACGCTTTTCTTTTTATCAAAGAACATTTCTTTTAATTGTGCACTGACATCTACAGGAACAGCATACAATTGCAGCGATTTACTGCGGAATTGGCCGCTGGCTTCCATCCAATAAACGGTTTTGGTATCATCCATCCGCATGAAGAAACGCAGATTATCCTTGATCGTTGCCAAGTCCTTTAGCAGACCAGAGATATCCGTAATCAAACTATCGGACTGATAATCATCCTGATCTTCTTTCACTTCAAGCAGCAACTTGTCACCCTTACGGATTAAGTCACCCAGGGTTACATAAATCTGGTTTTCAGCCTCCTGCAGTTCCTGCCATTTGGCTGGTTTTTGCGAAGGCTTCAGTCGAAGAGAAAACTGTCCTGTCTCGCCTGGAGAAGCATCAGATCGTTCAGGCAACAAGCCGAATAAAGTATCGCTCAATCGATCCCACATCTCTTTGACTTCAACCGCAAGCGGGAACATCTGATCAATCATGGAACCCCATTGTACCGAGTTTTCATGACCCGACAATTGGGAACGAAGCATGGGAAGTTGGCCGTTGCGGCTATCTTTAAACAGCCGGGTCAGTGTATGAACCAACGTGAAATATTTCATATGCAAACCAAGATGCTTACCCGCCACGTCCTCCAAATGATGTGCTTCATCAATCACCAGACTTTCGTAGGCTGGCAGCAGTTGATGCGCTGCTTTGACATCGGTAAACAATTTAGAGTGATTCGTAATGACGATATCGGATAACCCTGCTTCATGTTTGGCCCGATGATAGAAACATTTGCGGAACCAAGGACAAGAACGTCCAAGACAAGACTCGGACTCACTCTGTACTGTCTCCCAGAAGTCACCTCCGCGTCCGCTGAGATTGAGTTCCTCATCATCACCTGTCTCCGTCTGAGTAAGCCAAACGATCATCTGAGCCGCTGTGAAGTAGTCCTCTTTGGGTGTAGCAAATTCGCGCTTATTGATTTTGTGCTCAAATTTGCGCAGACACAGATAATGCCCACGTCCCTTGAATACAGCTGCCTTAAAAGGGAAGGGAACCACTTGGGTGAGCATGGGAATATCCCGCTCTCTCAATTGCTCCTGCAGATTGATGGTATGCGTGCTGACCATGACTTTCTGTTCTTGCTTCACACTTTCATAGATGGCAGGCAGCAAATAACCGAGTGATTTACCTGTGCCTGTTCCAGCCTCAATCAACAGGTGTTTCTCTTCGTCCAAGGCTTGTCGCACACTACTGAACATTTGAGTTTGCGCCTCGCGCTCCTCATAATGATCCAGCGTTTCCTTCAAGTTATCTCGGACCTGATCCATGTACTGTTCAAAACTGATGCCTTCCAGGGGATTCCCTTCCCGCTCGTCCCGTGGTGCACCAATCTCTGTCCAGTCACTCACGTTTAGGGCAAGCTGTCGGTAATACGTATGACCATCCAGATCCTGAATGGGCTCAGCTTCCTTCTCTGTGCGCATCCCGTCGAAGAACCAACCCAAGTCACTATCCTCCGGTGCAAACAGGTCACTGAGGCGCTGAATCGTTATAAGCGGTAATGCACGTAACTCATCGAAGCATTTCAGAAGCACATAAGCTGTCGCAAGTGCGTCACTATCTGCCTGATGAGGGCGGTCATGCTGAAATCCAAATTCGGAAGATACATAACCGAGTTGATAAGAACCCAGTGATGGGAACGTGATCTTCAGAAAATCAATCGTATCCAGAATACGGCCGGTGAACGGCAGATAGCCGCATCGATCCAGTGCATTTTGAAGAAAGTGAAAATCAAACGCCACGTTGTGTCCAACAAGAACGACATCGTCCAGTAACGGAACCATCTCCATCATCATCTCTTCCAATGAGGGAGCTTCCTCCACATCTTCGTTAGTAATACCGGTTAACCCCGTTATAAACGGAGGAATCGGCACACCCGGATTCACATAAGAACTATATATTTGAGTTATGCTGTAGTCATGATCTATGATGGCAAGCCCGGCTTGTATAATCTCACCGTCGGACTGCGTGCCGGTTGTTTCGAAATCCAATACGGCAAATTTCATTGCAATGTACGGTCCCTTCCATTCCAGTCTATGTTACAGCATAGCAAAAAAAAGGGCATTTGAAAATTAACTGACAAAAAAAGGCGGTGTCCCCGCCGCTATGCCAGAGGAGAGAACACCGTCTTCTTGCCGCCAAACGGCTCCTAGTTCAGGGCCGTCAGCTGATTTGCATATTGCAATTGTCCGTTGTTCAATCGACATGCTTCCATGTTATACAACGGTTCGGTCAACGTCGGGTCATACTGAAGCGCCTGTGCAAACAGGGAACATGCACCATCAAGGTTCGCGAGCTTGGCCTCAATACAGCCCAGAACGTTACATACCAGCCCTTTTAATCTCGGCGATCCATTTAAATGCATAATACGCTGCAAGTGTATTCCAGCTTCTGAAGTTTGCTCCAAATGAAGATGAGCCAAAGCCAGGTAAAAACGAGTCAGTGCGCTTTCCGGATGGTCGGTCACAACCCTCGAAAATTGCATAATCGCCTGTGGATACATCTGCAATTTGAAATATCCCTGACCGCGACTGAAACATTCCAGATGGAGTTCTGGCAAAGCGGTCACAGCTTCCTGTTCAGGTTCAAGAGAAGCAGGCTTAACCATTTCCTGCTCCCTTACCTGACTCATTTTTTCTTCAAACATCAGCCACTCATCAATCATCCCGTCACTCATCCGCTTCAGTAAATTCCACTTTTGAAGCAGCTCCTGTTTGTTTAGGCCTTCAGCAGAAGGGTAGCGCTTGATAATTTCATCTAACATGTCGTTCATTTCTGCGAAAACATGCTGGAACATCGATGCATCCCCACCCTTGAAAAAATGGATTAGTGCAGTGACCTGTACTCATTTTTTGTAGAATGGACCGATTTCATTCCCCTTACCAGTCGATTACATAATCGTCGCGTGAACTTCCTGCTTCATCGTTTGTACAGGTTTATTCTGTCCATCCACGAAGACCACAGTAGGCTTGTGATTATTTACCTCTTCTTGAGACATCATTGCATATGAAATGATAATGACGGTATCGCCAGGCTGTACCAGGCGGGCAGCAGCTCCATTAAGACAGATAACACCACTTCCTCGCGGTCCTGGGATGACATATGTTTCCAGACGAGCACCATTATTGTTGTTCACAATCTGAACTTTCTCATTCTCCATCAGATCGGATGTTTCCATCAGGTCTTCATCGATGGTAATGCTACCCACATAATTCAGGTTTGCTTCCGTAACGGTTGCCCGGTGGATTTTGGATTTCATTAATGTTCTAAACATGGGACAGTACCTCCGATGGTTGCAGCCTTATATTGTCAATTAATCTTGTTTTGCCGAATTTTACTGCAAGTGCGATCAACAGATCGTCACGACCATGAACTTTTTCCTGATCTGCAAGTGGCTCCAGGCTTGGAAAAGACTGAATTTCAGCGTAATCAATGACAGCCAGCCGTGAACGTTCAATATTCTGACGCAATATACTGCGGATTTCTGCTGCTGTTGTCGCGCTGCCTGCATCTACAGCTTCTTGAGCCTTACGCAGTGCTTTGGACAGTACCAGCGCTTCCTGACGTTGTTCAGCGGTCAAATATACGTTACGCGAGCTAAGCGCCAAGCCATCATTCTCACGAATGATAGGACAAGGGACAATCTCTACTGCCATATTTAAATCGTTAACCATTTGCTGGATAACAGCAACTTGTTGAGCATCTTTCATGCCAAAAAAGGCACGCTGTGGCTGCACAATATTAAACAATTTCGAAACGACCGTAGTCACTCCATCAAAATGTCCGGGGCGGGAAGCACCACACAAGCGATCTGTTAGACGGGAAACGGATATAGTCGTTTGTGTTGGCTGTGGATACATCTCTTCAACAGAGGGAATAAATACGATATCCACCCCTTGTGCACGAGCTGTTTCTACATCCCTCGCCTCATCTCGGGGATAGCTCTCAAAGTCTTCATTCGGACCAAATTGAATCGGATTAACAAAGATGCTCAATACCACAATATCGCTTTGTTGTTTGGCAGCAAGCATCAAGCTGGCATGGCCTTCATGAAGAAATCCCATCGTAGGCACCAGTCCAACAACAGGCTCTCTGGACCGAATCGACTGACGTTGCAAGCTGATTTCTTGTCTTAATTCTGCGATTGTCCGTATCACTTTCATACGCTCGTCTCCACCTTTTCTTTACCATGTCCGTACAATTGATCCAGAACGCCGTCAGCGGCGGTAAATACGTGCTCTTCAGCTGGGAAGGAGCGGTCCTTGACTTCTTTCACATAGGACTCAATGCTATTGCGAATCAGTGTTCCTACATCTCCATATGTTTTTACAAAGCGTTTTGGCGTATAAGGGGAAGCGTACTGAACCACATCATGGAATACGAGTACCTGACCATCACATCCTCTACCTGCTCCAATGCCAATTGTAGGGATAGAAAGTTCTTCTGAGATGGCTCTTGCCACTTCTTCGGTAACCAGTTCAAGTACTATGCCGAAAGCTCCAGCCGCTTCAAGTGCCTTGGCTTCGTCCATGAGACGTCTGGCATCCGCAGCATCCTTACCCTGAATGCGATAACCGCCAATTTGATTCACGGATTGCGGAGTCAGTCCAATATGTCCAAGAACGGGTACACCGGCTTGCACAACTGCCTTTACCGTATCCGCTATTTCGACACCGCCTTCCATCTTGACCGCATGTGCATGACCTTCCTGCATTAAACGACGCACACCTTTAAGTGTCTCATCTACACTGCCATGGTACGTCATGAAGGGCATGTCAGCCACGATAAACGTATTTCCTGCACCACGCACGACAGAGCGTGTATGGTACACCATATCGTCGATCGTAACAGGCAAGGTGGAGTTGTACCCCAGCACCACATTTCCCAGTGAATCACCGACCAGAATCAGATCAATACCTGCTTCCTCTGCCAATTGGGCTGTCGGGTAATCGTAAGCCGTGATCATACTGAGCGGCACGCCGTCCTGCTTATATTTTTTCATTTTCACAATATTCAATGCTTGTTTATTTCCCATCTTTTTCATGGCTCCTCTCACCTTTTCAATTTAAACGCAACAAAAAAAACCTTTTAGTTTTCCACTAAAAAGTCCCGAAAAGTCAAAAAAGAGTCACTTGCGATCGTCCCTTCTGTCTCGGTCCTCTTCGGCTCAGAGCAGAATCCAACAACTCACTTTACTACCATTCGTTCATGCCTTATTGCTGCACAATTTGAAGCAGAACAAAGCATACTACCGCCGGAGTGCAATTCGGTCTGCATTAGCCGATATCGCCTCACGAACACAGTATACCAAAGTTCTGCTCAAACTTCACGTTTTATGTTTCATTTTACCTGTGTAATTTCGACATAATGTTTAATCTACCAGCGAAACTTCACCTGAGTACACGGATACCCGTTCGCCGTTTTGCTTCTCCACAATCAGAGCTCCAGAAGGATCAAGACCTATTGCCATCCCTTCGAGACCGCCCTGTGGATTGACCACCTTAATCTCACGATTCATTGAAACGGATAAGGCTTCCCAAAGTGAAGAGATTACCCCGAATCCTTCTTTCTGGTACAAGAAATACAGATGTTCCAATTCTGAGAGAATGGCTGCTGCAAGTTTGGTCCGATCTATGGATTGACCCGTCTCCATCTTAAGCGAAGTTGCAATCGACTTGAGATCTTCTGGATAATCCTTGGGGTCAAAATTAACATCTACCCCTATTCCTGCAATACAGTATCGTACTTCATGGTCTTCAACCGTTGATTCAAGCAGGATTCCACACACCTTACGACCATTAATCAATAGATCATTGGGCCACTTGATCCCAGCGTCAGCGCCTGTGCAGGCGCGAATGGCACGACACACTGCCACACCTGTAAGTAGCGTTAACTGGGGTGTGTTTTGCAGCGCAAGCTCAGGACGCATCAGTACACTCATCCAGATCCCTCTTCCAGGTGGAGAAAACCACTTACGACCAAAGCGGCCGCGCCCACCTGTCTGTTCTTCCGCCAGCACAACTGCCCCTTCACTCTGCCCCTGTTCAGCCATGTGCTGGACATCCCCTTGGGTGGATAAGGTGGAATGAAGGATTAAGGCTTTCCGGCCAAACACCGTTGTTTTCAGCGCCAGCTGTAACGCCGTTGCATCAATGCTGTCCGGTTTGGTAACCAAGCGATATCCTTTGCGAGATACGGCTTCAAACTCATAACCCAGGTCACGCAGTTTGTTAATATGTTTCCACACGGCCGTTCGGCTAATGGACAGCATGCGACTGATTTCTTCACCAGACACAAACTCTCCTTCTGCATTCAGTAACATATGTAACAGTTCTTCATGCTTTGTCATCTGCAGACACCCGCTTCACTTCGTTAGTCAGCACTTCATGCTGATTCTTTATCTTACCAATCGCCGTCTCTTTCAAGAGATATTTCATCAACTGTCCCAGCCACGGTCCGCCCTTGCGCCCAAGCAACTGCAAAATGTTTTCACCGGTAATATGCAGATCTTTCATTTCATGTACCTTCATGGATTGACTCCATGCAGCACCATTGAATTGTATCGCATCGATCTGTCCTTCAAGCAATCCCCCTTGTTCCCGCCAACCTGATGGGAGTAAGCGTTGAATCATTAGCCAGTCCTCTGTTGCCTGACGCCCGCAAGATAACACCGTAACGATCCATTCGGCTCGCAGTGTCTCTTCGTCCTTCTGTTCCTGAACGAGAGACTTCACCTGTTGTTCCACCTCAAGAACACCGGTCATGCGAGAGCGATCGTCGTTAGAAAATGTCCATTTCCGAAGCAAAGCATCTGCTTCATCTCTGGTAAAATATCCTGCAATAAGCAATATCGACCAGCGTAATAGAACGTTCTCACCCTTCAATTGTTCCATATTGGATAAGAGAATTTGATTAAATCGTTCCACGTGAACAGGTGCCTTGACATACTCCAATGCCTGACTTCGGCGCAGCAATTCCAGTCCTCTCAGCGGATGGGCGCCTGCCATCATTTTGACCATTTCGGTTCGAACCCGTTCCATGGCAATATGTTGCAGGAGATCTTTCTGTCGAACTAATCCCTTCCAGGTGTTGTGGGCAATTTTGAAATCGAATACCGAAGCAAAACGAACGCACCGGAGCATCCGCAGCGCATCTTCACCAAAACGCTCATTGGCTGATCCCACACATCTGACCCGTTCATCCTGAATGTCCGTCTGTCCGCCAAAAGGATCAACGATATTTCCGTTTCGGTCCATGGCTAGTGCATTCATCGTGAAATCACGCCGTTGCAGATCTTCCTTGATATCCTGGACAAAGTGAACCGCAGTCGGCCTTCGATTGTCCTTATATTCAGATTCTGTACGAAAAGTCGTAACCTCAAAGTAACAGCCTCCTGATCGAACGGTAACCGTTCCATGCTGGAGGCCTGTTGGAATACAATCCGCGAACAGTTCCATGACTTGCTCAGGAGAAGCAGACGTAGTGATATCCATATCATCCACACTGCGTTTCATAAGCTCATCACGGACACAGCCACCGACCCAGTAGGCTTCGTACCCTTTTTCATTTAATGTTCGAAGCACCTGCTCGCTTTGTCTTGCCATTTCAGGGTCTACCTGTGTCCATTGAACCACTTACTATCACCTCATGACTACCTGTTGCTTCGGTATGGCTTACACAGAACTATTTCCACGGTGAACTATCTGAGAATTAGCCACAAACGGGCTTCAGATTCGGGACTTCACGTCCCAGCACCCGGTAGTATATTTGTTCATATTCATGCCGTATCGCATCGTTGCAGAAATCATGATGGGCCCGTCTCAAACATGCCTCTCTGAAGTCCGCTGTCAAACGGTTGTCTGTCAACAAGCGAATCGTGTTCTCTGCCATCGATTGTGTGTCGCCAATCGGAGACAAAAATCCGGTCTTGCCGTGCAATACCAGTTCAGGGATACCCCCTGCCTGTGATCCAATGGTAGGTACACCACAAGCCATAGCTTCGAGCGCCACCAGTCCGAAACTTTCCTTCTCCGATGGCAGCATAAGTACATCAGCCATCGAAATGACTTGAGCAATATCATCCTGCTTCCC from Paenibacillus sp. JNUCC-31 includes:
- a CDS encoding CCA tRNA nucleotidyltransferase, with the translated sequence MVQWTQVDPEMARQSEQVLRTLNEKGYEAYWVGGCVRDELMKRSVDDMDITTSASPEQVMELFADCIPTGLQHGTVTVRSGGCYFEVTTFRTESEYKDNRRPTAVHFVQDIKEDLQRRDFTMNALAMDRNGNIVDPFGGQTDIQDERVRCVGSANERFGEDALRMLRCVRFASVFDFKIAHNTWKGLVRQKDLLQHIAMERVRTEMVKMMAGAHPLRGLELLRRSQALEYVKAPVHVERFNQILLSNMEQLKGENVLLRWSILLIAGYFTRDEADALLRKWTFSNDDRSRMTGVLEVEQQVKSLVQEQKDEETLRAEWIVTVLSCGRQATEDWLMIQRLLPSGWREQGGLLEGQIDAIQFNGAAWSQSMKVHEMKDLHITGENILQLLGRKGGPWLGQLMKYLLKETAIGKIKNQHEVLTNEVKRVSADDKA
- a CDS encoding biotin--[acetyl-CoA-carboxylase] ligase, whose protein sequence is MTKHEELLHMLLNAEGEFVSGEEISRMLSISRTAVWKHINKLRDLGYEFEAVSRKGYRLVTKPDSIDATALQLALKTTVFGRKALILHSTLSTQGDVQHMAEQGQSEGAVVLAEEQTGGRGRFGRKWFSPPGRGIWMSVLMRPELALQNTPQLTLLTGVAVCRAIRACTGADAGIKWPNDLLINGRKVCGILLESTVEDHEVRYCIAGIGVDVNFDPKDYPEDLKSIATSLKMETGQSIDRTKLAAAILSELEHLYFLYQKEGFGVISSLWEALSVSMNREIKVVNPQGGLEGMAIGLDPSGALIVEKQNGERVSVYSGEVSLVD